The Caulifigura coniformis genome includes a region encoding these proteins:
- the ccsA gene encoding cytochrome c biogenesis protein: MSDIETPTADRSPMMSRIARGLGPLASLKLTVVLFALAIVIVLAGTLAQVNADVWDVVDEYFRVHPSQLSDGGLGALKAFFVWIPGQIFLPGAFFPNAPQLPEWAGFWFPKGWVIGGFMLLNLLSAHLIRFKIQARGTRLVVGLWLLAMGVLVTWLVVASGSNNEGFQTETLISYRRLWDVLLFGLFGLAAGSCWLGLQTGREHRLERRMAFGAAAALGAMFAWLFLGNIDLWKSDSSMRILYQLVKGTVAGVVLLAGCQALFKKRAGIVLLHGGVALLMMSEVLVGLKAVETKMNLGEGETRNFVFDTRHPEIAVIDSSNEKTDTVTVVPLSKLATPGAQVSSDLLPFDIESVQLLRNSMVPPALPPDKDNPATAGNGKTRQLREIPASTGVSNDSAVDLPGLYVKLTDKKTGADLGTWMTHVFEDPQTVTVDGKPYELQLRFGQTYLPFSIKLNNVSKDDYLGTKMTRNYSSEIVLTDPEKKTEEQLTIWMNNPLRYRGLTFYQSGYHRDEQSGREFTTLQVVSNTGWMIPYVSCMIVGVGMAYQFVLTLLRFLNRSSRSPVTTAAAAPVVTPRSGDARTAAGSAGGWSRWLPLAICLIAALYIGSKARPSTSRPTELDIAAFARLPLAYEGRVKPFDSLARNSLLILSGKQEYRDAENRKQPAIRWLLDVISGRPEARDSRVFRITNLELLRILKLEPREGFVYSVNDFAGQMNAFVEALQASENVPKESLTVYQRSVRDLGQDIMLYRTLMEAFDPPIPDLPTEEDRAKDPEGAKRQFMQAMMSSMEEARRIDESQVPLAIPIPDAEDSAETKTTGQWQPFATSAARAFLLMQLPPEMRKGLPSEAPKQTILMQRMLSAYRQNNVSEFNDSVREYTGWLKSNKFEQLSLTKVRFEVFFNQFAPFYWSMVLCLFVFLLSIVGWLGLTEPLRRSAFWLMALTFIVHTFALVARIYISGRPPVTNLYSTGIFVGWAVVLFGLACEWFYRLGVGNAVASIAGFITLGISHFLAEGGDTFTVLEAVLDTQFWLATHVVTINLGYAATAAAGLFGVYHIIYSFVPNAQPEVGRAVTRMTYGSLCFAILFSFIGTVLGGLWADDSWGRFWGWDPKENGALIIVLWNCLVLHAKWDGMVKDRGLAVLSTLGLIAVSWSWFGTNQLGAGLHAYGFTNAARIGLFVTWAISLVIAGVGCLGRKSQI; encoded by the coding sequence ATGTCTGACATCGAAACACCGACCGCCGATCGCAGCCCGATGATGAGCAGGATTGCTCGCGGGCTTGGTCCTCTGGCTTCGCTGAAGCTGACCGTCGTCCTGTTTGCCCTGGCGATCGTGATCGTCCTGGCGGGAACTCTCGCCCAGGTGAATGCGGACGTCTGGGACGTGGTCGATGAGTACTTCCGCGTCCATCCGAGTCAGCTTTCGGATGGAGGGCTGGGGGCGCTGAAGGCGTTCTTCGTCTGGATTCCCGGGCAGATTTTCCTGCCGGGCGCCTTCTTTCCGAATGCTCCGCAGCTGCCGGAATGGGCCGGCTTCTGGTTCCCGAAGGGCTGGGTGATCGGCGGCTTCATGCTGCTGAACCTGCTGTCGGCACACCTGATCCGGTTCAAGATCCAGGCCCGCGGCACGCGGCTGGTTGTGGGGCTGTGGCTCCTGGCGATGGGCGTGCTTGTCACGTGGCTGGTGGTCGCCAGCGGATCCAACAACGAGGGCTTCCAGACCGAAACCCTGATTTCCTATCGCCGGCTGTGGGATGTGCTGCTGTTCGGGCTGTTCGGCCTGGCGGCCGGCAGCTGCTGGCTTGGACTGCAGACGGGCAGGGAGCACAGGCTGGAGCGACGGATGGCGTTCGGCGCCGCGGCTGCCCTGGGGGCGATGTTCGCCTGGCTGTTTCTTGGCAACATCGACCTGTGGAAGAGCGATTCCTCGATGCGAATCCTCTACCAGCTCGTGAAGGGAACGGTGGCCGGCGTGGTGCTTCTGGCTGGCTGCCAGGCCCTGTTCAAGAAGCGGGCCGGCATTGTGCTGCTGCACGGCGGCGTGGCGCTGCTGATGATGAGCGAGGTTCTGGTCGGCCTGAAGGCGGTTGAAACCAAGATGAACCTGGGCGAAGGCGAGACGCGGAACTTCGTTTTCGATACGCGGCATCCCGAAATCGCGGTGATCGATTCGTCCAACGAGAAGACGGACACGGTGACCGTTGTTCCGCTGTCGAAGCTCGCGACGCCAGGCGCGCAAGTGTCGAGCGACCTTCTGCCGTTCGATATCGAGTCGGTGCAGCTGCTGCGGAACTCGATGGTTCCGCCCGCGCTCCCGCCGGACAAGGACAACCCGGCCACCGCAGGCAACGGAAAGACGCGCCAGCTGCGCGAGATTCCCGCGTCGACGGGAGTCAGCAACGACAGCGCCGTGGACCTGCCGGGCCTGTACGTGAAGCTGACTGACAAGAAGACCGGAGCCGACCTCGGAACGTGGATGACGCACGTGTTTGAGGATCCGCAGACCGTCACCGTCGACGGCAAGCCGTATGAGCTGCAGCTGCGGTTCGGGCAGACGTACCTGCCGTTCTCGATCAAGCTGAACAACGTGTCGAAGGACGACTACCTTGGCACGAAGATGACCCGCAATTACTCCTCGGAAATCGTGCTGACCGATCCCGAGAAGAAGACGGAAGAACAACTGACGATCTGGATGAACAATCCGCTGCGTTACCGCGGGCTGACGTTCTACCAGAGCGGATACCATCGTGATGAACAGAGCGGCCGCGAATTCACGACACTGCAGGTTGTGAGCAACACCGGATGGATGATCCCCTACGTGTCGTGCATGATCGTGGGCGTCGGAATGGCGTACCAGTTCGTGCTGACGCTGCTGCGATTCCTGAATCGGTCCAGCCGGAGTCCCGTGACGACGGCGGCGGCTGCTCCCGTGGTGACGCCGAGGTCCGGCGATGCACGTACTGCCGCCGGTAGCGCGGGGGGATGGTCGCGCTGGCTGCCGCTCGCGATCTGCCTCATCGCCGCGCTGTATATCGGCAGCAAGGCCCGGCCATCCACGTCGCGACCGACCGAACTCGACATCGCCGCGTTCGCCAGGCTGCCGCTGGCGTATGAAGGGCGCGTCAAACCGTTCGATTCGCTCGCCCGCAATTCGCTCCTGATTCTTTCAGGCAAGCAGGAATACCGCGATGCCGAAAATCGCAAACAGCCGGCCATCCGCTGGTTGCTGGACGTGATTTCGGGGCGGCCTGAAGCCCGGGATTCGCGAGTTTTCCGGATCACGAACCTCGAACTGCTCCGCATTCTCAAGCTCGAGCCGCGGGAAGGGTTTGTTTACTCCGTCAACGATTTCGCGGGGCAGATGAACGCGTTCGTGGAGGCGCTGCAGGCCAGCGAGAACGTGCCCAAGGAAAGCCTCACCGTCTACCAGCGCAGCGTCCGCGACCTCGGCCAGGACATCATGCTGTACCGGACGCTGATGGAAGCGTTCGATCCACCGATTCCGGACCTGCCGACGGAAGAGGACCGCGCGAAGGATCCCGAGGGGGCCAAACGCCAGTTCATGCAGGCGATGATGTCCTCGATGGAAGAGGCGAGACGGATCGACGAATCCCAGGTTCCGCTGGCGATTCCGATTCCGGACGCCGAGGACTCGGCTGAGACGAAGACAACCGGCCAGTGGCAGCCGTTTGCGACGTCCGCCGCCCGGGCCTTTCTGCTGATGCAGTTGCCTCCCGAGATGCGGAAGGGGCTTCCCTCCGAGGCGCCGAAGCAGACCATTCTCATGCAGCGGATGCTTTCGGCCTACCGGCAGAACAACGTGTCCGAGTTCAACGACTCGGTTCGCGAATACACCGGCTGGCTGAAGTCGAACAAGTTCGAGCAGCTGAGCCTGACCAAGGTTCGTTTCGAGGTGTTCTTCAACCAGTTTGCTCCGTTCTACTGGAGCATGGTCCTCTGCCTGTTCGTGTTCCTGTTGTCGATTGTCGGCTGGCTGGGACTGACGGAACCGCTGCGCCGCAGCGCGTTCTGGCTGATGGCGCTCACGTTCATTGTCCACACGTTCGCCCTTGTCGCCCGTATCTATATCTCCGGGCGACCACCGGTGACGAACCTGTACTCCACCGGCATTTTTGTCGGCTGGGCCGTCGTGCTGTTCGGCCTGGCGTGTGAATGGTTTTACCGGCTGGGGGTGGGGAACGCGGTGGCGTCGATCGCCGGGTTCATCACGCTCGGGATCTCGCACTTCCTCGCGGAAGGGGGTGACACGTTCACCGTTCTCGAAGCGGTGCTCGACACGCAGTTCTGGCTGGCCACGCACGTGGTGACGATCAATCTCGGCTACGCGGCGACCGCGGCCGCCGGCCTCTTCGGCGTGTACCACATCATTTACAGCTTTGTGCCGAACGCCCAGCCGGAAGTCGGCCGGGCGGTGACGCGAATGACGTACGGCAGCCTGTGCTTTGCGATCCTGTTCAGTTTCATCGGGACGGTGCTCGGCGGCCTGTGGGCCGACGACTCGTGGGGGCGATTCTGGGGATGGGATCCGAAAGAAAACGGGGCCCTCATCATCGTGCTCTGGAACTGCCTGGTGCTGCACGCCAAGTGGGACGGAATGGTGAAAGACCGCGGCCTGGCCGTGCTGTCGACGCTTGGCCTGATCGCTGTCAGCTGGTCGTGGTTTGGAACCAACCAGCTGGGGGCCGGCCTGCATGCCTACGGCTTCACCAACGCGGCCCGGATCGGGCTGTTCGTGACGTGGGCGATCTCGCTGGTCATCGCCGGCGTGGGCTGCCTGGGTCGGAAATCGCAAATCTGA
- a CDS encoding leucyl aminopeptidase, with protein MPLATASLAHGPVPCDWLIVPIIENAEYDRTIAAVDVALEGRLARLREAGDLTGGHAEMAELRELGDHPTRRVLLVGLGEAEKLTAVRYENALMTAIRRISTKQVDHAAVLLPQLPGSAVEPELAARIAAMSLVVGPVGQGLYKSKPDRFRFAKASVVVAGQPVSEGIARAVAEGEILGESVNLTRELVNRQPDDIYPEAFADRASQLAVETGLDCDILDERRLTEERMGALLAVGKGSVKPPRMVVLTHRGGAADGPMLALVGKGVTFDSGGLSLKPNDGMKTMKCDMAGGATVLGAMVAIARLKLPVNVMGLVGLVENMPSGSSFKLGDVLTARNGITIEVMNTDAEGRLVLADVLSYAVDQKVAKIVDLATLTGACVVALGEEVAGGFTNQQPWYDAVAAASRAAGEDIWQLPMFDFYADQLKCDVADVKNVGTRWGGAITAAKFLEKFVAETPWVHLDIAGPAFMESNRPHREGGATGAYTRTLIELARNFQ; from the coding sequence ATGCCGCTTGCAACCGCTTCCCTTGCCCACGGCCCCGTCCCCTGCGACTGGCTGATCGTTCCGATCATTGAGAATGCGGAGTATGACCGCACGATCGCCGCCGTTGATGTGGCACTCGAAGGCCGTCTGGCCCGATTGCGGGAAGCGGGAGACCTGACCGGCGGACACGCCGAGATGGCCGAACTGCGCGAACTGGGGGACCACCCCACGCGACGCGTCCTCCTCGTCGGACTCGGTGAGGCGGAGAAACTGACCGCCGTGCGCTACGAGAATGCGCTGATGACGGCCATCCGCAGGATCTCCACGAAGCAGGTCGACCACGCGGCCGTCCTTCTTCCGCAGCTCCCCGGGTCGGCGGTTGAACCGGAACTCGCCGCCCGCATCGCGGCCATGTCGCTGGTGGTCGGCCCTGTCGGCCAGGGACTCTACAAGTCAAAGCCGGACCGCTTTCGATTCGCCAAAGCCAGTGTGGTCGTCGCTGGACAGCCCGTGAGCGAAGGCATCGCGCGGGCCGTCGCGGAAGGCGAAATCCTCGGTGAGTCGGTCAACCTGACGCGCGAGCTGGTCAATCGGCAGCCCGACGACATCTACCCCGAGGCCTTCGCCGACCGGGCCTCCCAACTGGCCGTCGAAACCGGCCTCGACTGCGACATCCTCGACGAGCGACGCCTCACCGAAGAGCGGATGGGAGCCCTGCTGGCCGTCGGAAAAGGAAGCGTCAAACCGCCGCGGATGGTCGTCCTCACGCATCGCGGAGGGGCTGCAGACGGCCCGATGCTGGCGCTCGTCGGCAAGGGCGTCACGTTCGACAGCGGCGGGCTCTCGTTGAAGCCCAACGACGGTATGAAGACGATGAAATGCGACATGGCCGGCGGCGCCACCGTCCTCGGCGCGATGGTCGCCATCGCGCGTCTCAAACTCCCCGTGAACGTCATGGGCCTCGTCGGCCTCGTCGAAAACATGCCCAGCGGCAGTTCCTTCAAGCTGGGCGACGTCCTCACCGCCAGGAACGGAATCACGATCGAAGTGATGAACACCGATGCCGAAGGCCGGCTCGTGCTCGCGGACGTCCTGTCCTACGCGGTCGACCAGAAGGTCGCGAAGATCGTCGACCTCGCGACGCTCACAGGCGCCTGCGTCGTGGCGCTGGGGGAAGAGGTCGCCGGCGGGTTCACGAATCAGCAGCCCTGGTACGACGCTGTCGCCGCGGCGTCGCGGGCCGCGGGCGAAGACATCTGGCAGCTCCCGATGTTCGACTTCTACGCCGACCAGCTGAAGTGCGACGTCGCGGACGTCAAGAACGTGGGAACCCGCTGGGGCGGCGCGATTACGGCCGCAAAGTTCCTGGAGAAGTTCGTCGCGGAGACTCCCTGGGTCCATCTCGATATCGCGGGACCGGCGTTCATGGAATCGAACC
- the rplU gene encoding 50S ribosomal protein L21 — MSSVFAILEDGGRQYRVAQGDKVQIDLREGVNAGDALTFDKVLLANGGGDSILGVPAISGATVSAKVVEAIFKGPKLEIQKIRRRHNSRRHTGHRQKHTVVEVTGISVPGLKIVETKEPAAEKAAK, encoded by the coding sequence GTGTCGAGCGTGTTTGCAATTCTGGAAGATGGCGGCCGCCAGTACCGCGTTGCCCAAGGCGACAAGGTGCAGATCGATTTGCGCGAAGGCGTGAATGCTGGCGATGCACTGACCTTCGACAAGGTGCTGTTGGCCAACGGAGGCGGCGACAGCATCCTGGGTGTTCCGGCGATCTCCGGCGCGACCGTGTCGGCCAAGGTCGTTGAAGCGATCTTCAAGGGACCGAAACTGGAAATCCAGAAGATTCGCCGCCGCCACAACTCGCGGCGTCACACTGGTCACCGGCAGAAGCACACCGTCGTCGAAGTGACCGGGATCTCCGTCCCGGGTCTGAAGATCGTCGAGACCAAAGAGCCCGCTGCCGAGAAGGCCGCGAAGTAA
- a CDS encoding Rne/Rng family ribonuclease yields the protein MKKEMLINVLQPEESRIAIVEDGVLEELYVERTSAENLVGNIYKGRVVNIEPSIQAVFVDFGVGRNGFLHVSDVEYQYYKHLVPDDEAQMRNNPKFNERSARNKPQIQDIFQRGSEVLVQVIKEGIGTKGPTLSTYISIPGRYLVLMPGLQRVGVSRKIEDDDVRRKLRRALRDIQPPEGLGFIVRTAGVDRTPEDLQRDLSFLVRLWGNLVARIKKTQSPVDIYKETDMITRTIRDIYTSDIETIWIDEPEALERARDFMQAVLPKAVERIRLYDGKEPIFHKYNIEKEIEKIHSRRVPLEGGGSLVIDQTEALVAIDVNSGSFRMDDNAEVNAYKVNLNAAEEIARQIRLRDLGGVIVNDFIDMRDERHRRGVERRLRECVERDRARTKVLRISPFGLIEMTRQRIRPSLRRSVYEDCPCCRGVGQVKTAESMAIEVMRTLMTNASHPDVRRVILEVEQRVADYLINRKRRAITKLEEEYNVTVTIQMGLHVSPEHLSVKCLNEIGGEVAILPTGDSYSRR from the coding sequence ATGAAGAAGGAAATGCTGATCAACGTGCTGCAGCCCGAAGAGAGCCGCATCGCGATTGTTGAGGATGGAGTCCTCGAAGAGCTTTACGTCGAACGCACAAGCGCCGAGAACCTGGTCGGCAACATCTACAAGGGCCGGGTCGTCAATATCGAGCCGTCGATTCAGGCGGTGTTCGTCGATTTCGGCGTCGGGCGCAACGGCTTTCTCCACGTCAGCGACGTGGAGTACCAGTACTACAAGCATCTCGTGCCCGACGACGAGGCCCAGATGCGCAACAACCCGAAATTCAACGAGCGCAGCGCCCGCAACAAGCCGCAGATCCAGGACATCTTCCAGCGCGGCAGCGAGGTGCTGGTGCAGGTGATCAAAGAGGGCATCGGCACCAAAGGACCGACGCTCTCGACCTATATCAGCATTCCGGGACGCTACCTGGTGCTCATGCCCGGCCTCCAGCGGGTCGGCGTGAGTCGCAAGATTGAAGACGACGACGTCCGCCGGAAGCTCCGTCGCGCCCTGCGCGACATCCAGCCCCCCGAAGGCCTCGGATTCATCGTCCGGACCGCCGGCGTCGACCGCACCCCCGAAGACCTGCAGCGCGACCTGAGCTTCCTCGTCCGCCTGTGGGGCAACCTGGTCGCCCGCATCAAGAAGACCCAGTCGCCCGTCGACATCTACAAAGAAACGGACATGATCACCCGGACCATCCGGGACATCTATACGTCCGACATCGAAACCATCTGGATCGATGAACCGGAAGCCCTCGAACGCGCCCGCGACTTCATGCAGGCCGTCCTGCCCAAGGCCGTCGAACGCATTCGGCTGTACGACGGCAAGGAACCGATCTTCCACAAGTACAACATCGAAAAGGAAATCGAGAAGATCCACAGCCGGCGCGTTCCGCTCGAAGGAGGCGGCTCGCTGGTGATCGACCAGACGGAAGCCCTCGTCGCGATCGACGTGAACAGCGGCAGCTTCCGCATGGACGACAACGCCGAGGTCAACGCCTACAAGGTTAACCTCAACGCGGCCGAGGAAATCGCCCGACAGATCCGCCTCCGCGACCTCGGCGGCGTGATCGTCAACGACTTCATCGACATGCGCGACGAACGGCATCGCCGGGGCGTCGAGCGGCGTCTGCGTGAGTGCGTCGAACGCGACCGCGCCCGGACGAAGGTTCTGCGGATCAGCCCGTTCGGCCTGATCGAGATGACGCGCCAGCGCATCCGGCCGTCGCTCCGCCGCAGCGTTTATGAAGATTGCCCTTGCTGCCGGGGCGTCGGACAGGTGAAAACGGCAGAAAGCATGGCGATTGAGGTCATGCGGACGCTGATGACCAATGCCAGCCATCCGGATGTCCGGCGGGTGATCCTGGAAGTCGAGCAGCGGGTCGCTGACTACCTCATCAACCGTAAACGCCGTGCCATCACGAAGTTAGAAGAAGAATACAACGTCACCGTCACGATCCAGATGGGGCTGCACGTCAGTCCGGAGCATCTGAGCGTGAAATGTTTGAACGAAATCGGCGGGGAAGTCGCGATTCTGCCGACTGGAGACTCGTATTCCCGACGTTGA
- a CDS encoding adenylate kinase family protein gives MSKTSLKPYPAALVFGVPGAGKGTQGEILSRIPGFFHLSSGVIFRKLDAKSEEGRIVREYSARGELAPDEVTMRIFKNWLEGQRAAERFRPREHLLLLDGIPRNLAQCEMLKQICDVKLVIHLMCDDEEAMIDRIRRRAVLENRPDDASESVTRRRFEVYRQESLPVLNYYPKSLIKDIESTGIHSHVLLECLKHLVPVLLENFPRDEQGRRVKDYPLPPLPKTLDGWRAD, from the coding sequence ATGTCGAAAACATCACTGAAGCCCTATCCCGCAGCCCTCGTCTTTGGCGTCCCCGGCGCCGGCAAAGGAACCCAGGGCGAAATCCTGTCGCGGATCCCCGGGTTCTTCCACCTCTCCAGCGGCGTCATCTTCCGGAAGCTCGACGCAAAATCGGAAGAAGGGCGCATCGTGCGGGAATACAGCGCCCGCGGCGAACTGGCGCCCGACGAAGTGACCATGCGGATCTTCAAGAACTGGCTGGAAGGCCAGCGCGCGGCCGAACGCTTCCGCCCCCGGGAACATCTCCTGCTTCTCGACGGCATCCCCCGCAACCTCGCCCAGTGCGAGATGCTGAAGCAGATCTGCGATGTGAAACTCGTCATCCACCTGATGTGCGATGACGAAGAAGCCATGATCGACCGCATCCGGCGGCGGGCCGTGCTGGAGAACAGGCCGGACGACGCCAGCGAATCGGTGACGCGCCGGCGCTTCGAGGTCTACCGCCAGGAGTCGCTGCCGGTTCTCAACTACTATCCGAAGTCTCTCATCAAAGACATCGAATCCACCGGCATTCACTCACACGTGCTGCTGGAATGCCTGAAGCACCTGGTTCCGGTGCTGCTCGAGAACTTCCCGCGCGATGAACAGGGCCGGCGAGTGAAGGACTATCCGCTGCCGCCGCTGCCAAAAACACTGGATGGCTGGCGGGCGGATTGA
- the rpsD gene encoding 30S ribosomal protein S4, translated as MGRYTGPKARVNRRLGFMVFENAGAIRAAEKKEYPPGMSQRRRKVSNYGLALTEKQKIKYFYGLRETQLRRYFGIAKRTKGNTSANLMILCERRLDNVIRRAGFAQTRPQARQGVVHAHFQVNGKTVTRPSYSVRPGDVITLRNRPNLKEIYRERMTNKAGEDVSWVSVDADEMKAIVTTLPTNDDVSLRVDVGSVVAFMSR; from the coding sequence ATGGGTCGTTACACCGGTCCCAAGGCCCGAGTCAATCGCCGCCTCGGTTTCATGGTCTTCGAAAACGCCGGTGCCATTCGCGCGGCGGAGAAGAAGGAATATCCGCCCGGCATGTCGCAGCGGCGGCGGAAGGTGTCGAACTACGGCCTCGCCCTCACCGAGAAACAGAAGATTAAGTACTTCTACGGCCTGCGCGAGACGCAGCTGCGGCGGTACTTCGGCATCGCCAAGCGGACCAAGGGAAACACCTCGGCCAACCTGATGATCCTCTGCGAGCGGCGGCTGGATAACGTCATCCGCCGCGCCGGCTTTGCCCAGACCCGTCCTCAGGCCCGCCAGGGCGTTGTGCACGCCCACTTCCAGGTCAACGGCAAGACGGTCACCCGTCCGTCGTACTCCGTCCGCCCCGGCGACGTCATCACCCTCCGCAATCGCCCGAATCTCAAGGAGATTTACCGCGAGCGGATGACCAACAAGGCTGGCGAAGACGTCAGCTGGGTTTCGGTCGACGCCGACGAAATGAAGGCCATCGTCACAACCCTCCCCACGAACGACGACGTCAGCCTCCGCGTCGACGTCGGTTCCGTCGTGGCATTCATGTCGCGGTAA
- a CDS encoding DUF1501 domain-containing protein: protein MPLTSFVPGHDDSVSRRHWLAQAGGGFGSLALAAMLHDEARAGKSLPESPFAPKQPHHPPRAQRVISLFMHGGPSHVDLFDPKPDLARYAGQPIPDSYGEVMTRRKVAKNPLLGPVKPFRPRGESGLEISDFLPHMATMADDLCVVRSCHGDSVNHPQSVYQMNTGSILMGRPSLGSWVAYGLGSENQNLPAFLVLPDPSGGIKGGPPAWGSGYLPATYQGTTLRPGPSPLLHLQPPENVGPARQRKALDLVRRMNADHFADRSEDSELAARINSYELAFRMQTAAPELVDLAGETAATLEMYGINDRQTRQFGTRCLLARRLIERGVRFVQLYSGDTNGWDAHKDVMENHTMMCGRTDKPVTALMTDLKQRGLMDDTLVIWGGEFGRMPMSEQGTGRDHNPWGFTTVFAGAGVKGGYAYGATDPIGLRAETNPVHIHDLHATILWILGMDHEQLTFFHNGRDERLTDVSGHVVHDILGSQVSS from the coding sequence ATGCCGCTGACTTCGTTCGTCCCGGGCCATGACGACTCCGTCTCCCGCCGGCATTGGCTGGCGCAGGCAGGCGGCGGGTTCGGGAGTCTGGCCCTCGCAGCCATGCTGCACGACGAGGCCAGGGCGGGGAAGTCGCTGCCCGAGTCGCCGTTCGCCCCGAAGCAGCCGCATCACCCCCCGCGCGCCCAACGGGTGATCTCGCTGTTCATGCATGGCGGGCCGAGCCACGTCGACCTGTTCGATCCCAAGCCCGATCTGGCCCGATACGCCGGTCAGCCGATTCCAGACAGCTATGGCGAGGTGATGACGCGGCGGAAGGTGGCGAAGAATCCGCTTCTGGGGCCGGTGAAGCCGTTTCGGCCGCGCGGCGAATCGGGACTGGAGATCAGTGATTTCCTGCCCCACATGGCGACGATGGCGGACGACCTGTGCGTGGTTCGCAGCTGCCACGGCGACAGCGTGAACCATCCGCAGTCGGTCTATCAGATGAACACCGGAAGCATCCTGATGGGCCGGCCGAGCCTGGGGAGCTGGGTCGCCTATGGCCTCGGGAGCGAGAACCAGAACCTGCCGGCGTTCCTGGTGCTGCCTGATCCCTCGGGGGGCATCAAGGGAGGTCCGCCGGCATGGGGCAGCGGCTATCTGCCGGCGACATATCAGGGTACGACGCTGCGCCCCGGGCCGTCACCCCTCCTGCACCTGCAGCCGCCGGAGAACGTCGGTCCGGCCCGTCAGCGAAAGGCGCTTGATCTCGTGCGGCGGATGAACGCTGATCACTTCGCGGATCGCTCCGAAGACAGCGAACTGGCGGCCCGCATCAACTCCTATGAGCTGGCGTTCCGCATGCAGACGGCGGCCCCGGAACTGGTCGATCTGGCAGGCGAGACGGCGGCCACGCTGGAGATGTACGGCATCAACGACCGGCAGACGCGGCAGTTCGGTACCCGCTGCCTGCTGGCCCGCAGGCTCATCGAGCGGGGCGTCCGGTTCGTCCAGCTCTATTCGGGCGACACCAACGGCTGGGACGCGCACAAGGATGTCATGGAGAACCACACCATGATGTGCGGGCGGACCGACAAGCCGGTGACCGCCCTGATGACCGACCTGAAGCAGCGCGGGCTGATGGACGACACGCTCGTGATCTGGGGGGGCGAGTTCGGCCGGATGCCGATGAGCGAGCAGGGGACCGGTCGCGATCACAATCCCTGGGGCTTCACGACGGTGTTCGCGGGAGCGGGCGTCAAAGGCGGCTACGCGTACGGAGCGACGGACCCCATCGGCCTGCGGGCGGAGACCAACCCCGTCCACATCCACGACCTGCACGCCACGATCCTGTGGATCCTCGGCATGGATCACGAGCAGCTGACGTTTTTCCACAACGGGCGGGATGAGCGTCTCACCGATGTGTCCGGGCATGTGGTGCACGACATCCTGGGGTCACAAGTGTCGTCTTGA